Sequence from the Methanosarcina siciliae T4/M genome:
CCTTTTTTCCAGCTTCCGGAGTTCTGGCTTTTTAGAAAAATTTATACAATTGAGAGTAAAATAAACCCTCATGAAAAAGTACCCGGGGATTATTGTCGATGCCGTTTCCAGGCGGCAGTTCAAAGGCGAGATTACTGTTGAAGACGGGAAGATCATTCGTGTTGAAGAAAAGGAACACGATCATGAGCAGTACATCCTGCCCGGGCTTGTGGATGCCCATGTGCATATCGAGAGTTCCATGACCGTGCCTTCGGTTTTTGCCAGGATGGCTGTTGCAAAAGGTACCGTTGCAGTTGTTAGCGATCCTCATGAGATTGCGAACGTTATGGGAGAAGAGGGCATTGATTACATGCTTGAGGATGCGCAAAGATCCCCTCTGAAGGTCTTTTTTGGGGTGCCCTCCTGTGTGCCTGCCACACCTTTCGAATCCGCAGGGGCAGTCCTTGATGCGGCGGCTGTTGACCGCCTGCTGGCAAGGAATGAACTGTGTTACCTTTCCGAGATGATGAATTTCCCTGGTGTGGTTCTGGGATTTCCTGAGGTAATTGCAAAACTGGAATCCGCAAAGAAGTACGGTAAAGTAATTGACGGACATGCGCCTGGCCTGAGGGGAACCGATCTTCAAAAATACATCAGGGCAGGAATTTCCACGGATCACGAATCTTTTACTTATGAAGAAGCAGCTGAGAAAATAAAGCTTGGGATGAAGATCCTGATCCGCGAGGGGAGTTCAGCCAGAAATTTCGAAACCCTGTACAGCCTGATAGATGAATATCCCGAAGCGGTCATGCTCTGCACCGACGATTCCCACCCCGATACTCTGATCTATGAAGGGCATATCGATAAACTGATCCGGCGCGGGCAGGAAAAAGGGCTTGACATCTATAACCTGCTCAGGGCAGCGGTGATCAATCCGGTGGAGCATTACGGGCTCGATGTCGGGCTGATGCGTGAGGGAGATCCTGCGGATTTCATTATCGTGGACGACCTGAAATCCTTCAACGTGCTGAGCACTTTCATCGATGGAGAATGTGTTTACGAGAACGGAAAGGTTCTTTTCCCTGTAGAAAAAGTTCCTGCAAAAAACGTGTTCAAACGAAAGAAAATTTCAATCGATGATGTAAAACTGGCTGTGCCTGCAGGGGAAATCGGGGACAGAAAGGGAGGAATGCGAAAAATCAGGGTAATCGTTGCCCGGGACGGAGAACTGGTCACAGGTCAGGAACTGATTCTGCCAAAAGTCGAAAACGGCAACCTGGTTTCGGACCCGGGGAGGGATATCCTGAAAATAGTCGTCCTGAGCAGATATGCGGATGACCCTGTCCAGATCGGTTTCATAAAGAACATAGGCCTGAAGAAAGGAGCAATTGCCAGCAGCATTGCCCACGACAGCCACAACATCATTGCAGTTGGAGCCACCGATAAAGACATAGTTGAAGCTGTCAACCGGCTGGTGGAAAATAAAGGAGGAGTAGTTGTGGGTACCGCAGAAAACCTTCTTGATCTCCCGCTTGAGGTTGCAGGCCTGATGAGTACCCTCGAAGGAGCCGAGGTCGCTTCCAGGTACCGGCTGCTAAACGAAGAAGCCCGGAAACTCGGAAACTCGCTTGAGTCACCTTTCATGACTCTTGCATTCATGTCGCTTCTGGTAATTCCCGAGCTTAAACTTGGAGACAAAGGCCTGTTTGATGTGACAAAATTCGAATTTGTCGAGCTCTTTTCAGAGGTATAAGATAAAAAACAGCTAGCAGAGAGTTCCTCTGCACTTTTCAGATTATTCTCTATTTTCAGATTATTTTCTAATCACTATTTTATATTAAACTAATTTTTCTATTGACTGTTTGATTATATTAATAAATGATAAGGTGTAATAATAAATTGGGTGAATTATCATGTCTAAAATCATCAAAGTAACGGGTTTACTCTTAGCAACAGCAGGAATTGCTTATGCTGTAAAACATATATGGGAGAATAAGAAACAGCAATCGGGTTGGCACAAAATAAAAGTAGAAGAAAAAGAAGAGCGAGGAGAAGGAGAAAAAAGAACTGGTTCAAGGTATGGTTCCAATCCTGCCAAATATTAAATCGAATCTATTTCTGTCCGGACATTCCGTAAACCCGACTATAGTCCGTATTACGGAACAACAAAAGCTAAAAAAATTAGAAATACGATTCTCTTTTCTCCCTTTTTCCGATATTTTTTCAGCTTTTTCTGTCTTTTTCCACAAGTTTCAAAACATCAGCATTCGATGAGGTTTGGACAATCACAAACTGCTTGCTCACGGAAGCTGTTTTCTTTGCAGCGGTTTCCATACAGAGCATGAGGATCTTCACTGCATCCTGCAGTTTGCTCTTTTTCGTCCAGTTATCCTTGAAATACTTGTTAGCTACCTGCTTTGTAAACTCGTTTCCGAAAGCTATGAAATTGCTGCTCTTCCCCTGTGAGATAAGCGTAAGTTCCAAGTCCCTGAGTTCGGCAATTGCATAGGCGCCTGCTGATGCATACAGCCTCCTTTTTTTAACGATCCCTCCTTCAACCGAGGAAACTTCCCCCACAAGGATGCCGTTTCTCTCCGAGACTTTGTTCTTGCAGTCCGTGACCGTTATTTTGACCCCTGCCTCCTCTGCCTTTCTTGCCAGCTCCTCGTCCGTAACTATTGTGCCGTTGTATAGCTCTTTTTCAAGTTTTTCCCTGTCGGGCTTTTCCCCTTCGAAAGTTATTTCCCTCATGTCTCCGGCCATGATTGCACCGTTCTTTCCTATAAAAGCGATAACAAGGGTCATTTTGCTTGCTCCAGAACACATTTTAAAGGAATCATCTGTCTTTAAAGTACCTATTTCTTATTTACATTTCTTATTATTTTAACTCTATAGAGAGACTTCAGGTGATGTAAATTTGTTTTAAATTTGTTTTTTCCACAAATCCATTTACATCTGGTCATCGATTGATGGGATCTCATAGGAATCTCATTTAGATTCACAGATATGGAAGCGCCTCTGCCAGCTTGTCTGACGGCCCTTTAAAAAAAGCAGAAATGAAGTAAAAGAAGTGGTAAGTCAGCGTTTTCCCTGGTAACTATTGCAGGTTATTTTCTTCACAGCATCGGTTTGATTTTTTTCAGTCAATATGTGACTTCAATAGAGTTTCCTTCTCTATCAGTCGCCTTTATCCTTATTAATATAGGTAAATAAAAATTTACAGTTTGGTGCATTACATAATCATAATTTTTATTTTTGCAGGTCTTGGTTTCAGAAGTGTTATTCTCAGTAAATGTTGCCTTTTTTCTCTCAAAAGACGGTCTTTTCGGGCTCATTTCCGGAAAAGAGTGTCTTCTTGAGCTACGTGTTACTCCCATACAGGTTAAACACCTCACTTTTTTTCTCCTATTTCTGTGAAAAACATTTCCGATCATGAGTCCCCACTCTTCTTTACTCTCTTATTTTTCTGACTGATTATTTTGTAAATTTTTTATTATTGATGTATACTCTCTCACCGCATATATTTTTTTTGATTTTTCGACAGATTAGACTTTAAAAGCAACTGTTTTATTATTTTACTCTTGATTTTTTAATCAGGCCTGCTGTACGGTTTCCTGAAGGTTTTGCAAGCCCCTGTGCATGGAACTTTGACTTAAAAATTGTAAAAACAAATTCCCGGCCCCCCTTCAAAAAAGAAAGGGGTGGCCGGTTCTCTCGAGTCTTCGGGAAAAGCTCTTCTTTACATTTTAAAACTTACAGTTTAAGGACTTACAGTTTGAGACCAGGAGTTTTGAGGGCCTGTGCGAGGAGGATACCCATATTCTGCACAATTGTTTTCTTGATACCGTTTACCATATCCATTTCCATCTCATCAAGCACCTTTGCATACCGGATGGCAGCGAAGTACACAACCATAAAGGCTGCATATTCCCAGCTTGCCCCTGACAGCGGAAGCATTTCTCTTGCTGTGAACATTCCCACAACCAGAACAGCTCCTATCAGGGTCAACCTTCTGTACATCGGAGTAAACGGATGCATGTGCTGCGACCTCCAGGCTCTCAGGGTCATTAAGACCTCTATGGATGCAAAGGACACGGAAGATGCAGCTGCTGCACCTATCATCCCGTACTGAGGTATGAGTATAAAGTTAAGCACGGCATTGATTCCTGCACTTGTAACCGAACACTTCATCAGGAAATCGGAGTCTCCGGATGCCATTATGGTGTGGTAATTAAACCCGAAGTACGAGTTTGTTACGAACCCCAGGGCAAGGATGCGCAGAACCGTAGCCCCGCCTGCATAGTCTGCTCCGTAGATTTTTGTCAGGACGATATCAGGATATGCGAACATCAGGGCAAAGACCGGGAAAGTGAGCAGGAAGCACCACTTTGTCATTATCGCGTAAATCGAACCAAGAGGTTCGGTCCGGTTTTCTCCCCAGAGCTTTGAGGTTACGGGGATGTAAACGAAGCCCATGGAGCTGATTATCAGGGACAGGAACCCGACAAGAGGATATACTGCACTGTAAACTCCAACGACTTCGGCGGATTTGAAATAACCGAGCATTATTGTATCGGTCCAGGTCATGAGGTTGAGCAGGGTCGCGCTTATTAGCAGCGGGAACGAGTACCGGATCAGCTTTTTTGTGGGCTCGCTGAATTTGAGTTTCCATTCCGGCTTGATCGGAGGCTTTTTTATAAAGTAAACTGACATCACGCCGAAGGTAAAGACCATTGAAAGCAGGTCTGCAAATACGACTCCTTTCAGAGACACCCCTAAAAACACGGCAGCTGAAGCAAACCCGAGCAGGGATACCGGCCTTACAATGTTATAGAAGTACATGTTGACACTTGTACGGTCAAAGCCTCTGTAGATCGCTACTGACAGGTTCAGGAGTATGGTGAAAGGGATGGCAAAGATCATTATCCTGACAACGGACAGGATTTTTCCCTGGATGTCAAACCCTTCTCCAGCCAGCCGTTCGAACAGCAGGGGTGAGACCAGCATGGAAAGCATCCCCGCAATAAGCCCCATCAATATAGCCGAGATAATCAACTCGGGAATATTGTGCTCCTCGTGCCTGCCTCTGAAGTAGGCAATGTACCTTGGCACCCCTTCATGGAGTCCAAGCGTTGCCACGGCGCCTGTGATGGAGATTATCGTAAGGGCAAGAGAATAGGTGCCGAAATCCGTTGGCGAGAGATATGAAGTGAGCACTCCTTTGATTATGATATCAAGCAGCATTCCGATAAGTGTGCCTGCCAGGATCACTCCGGAACCTGTCACTATCCGGCTGACCGATTCGTTAACTGACATGAGATCCCGTCCTTTAATTCCTGGCTTCAGAGGCTTTTGGGAAAGCAGAGAGGGCTGTTGCCCTGCCAGTTACGATTGAAGGACTTTCGGTCGACCGAACTAAGTAAAAAGGGCTTCTTTCTGCAGGCTGCAGGAAATTAAAGCCCGATTCTTCAACCCTGCAAGTCTTCCCGGACATTTTCCCGGATAAGGAGATGGGATTTGGAGGAATGAGATGAATAACAGGGAGATTATTAGCAGGAAGATACCTATTGGGCTGGATCGAAGGTTTGGGGATCGAAGGTTTGGATCGTGTGGAAAATTTCATTTCAGGGTTCAGGGTTTCAAAGTTTGCTGTTTCAAACTCCTTTAAACAGCTGCAAATCTTAAACATGCAGTGATGTCTGTCTTTTTGCTTGGTTCCCTGTTCGCCTGTTCTATGCTGAATTTTGAAGACAGGGTCTAAATAGGGTTTCTCTTTAACAATCGACATGGTTTTCTACGACCTTCTGGGCTGGATTGATTTAGGTCTTCGATTGTATCCGGGGATGAAGTCCAGTTAGGGTCTGATCGAATCGAGGGTTTGGATTCCCCTCTGAATTTTGCAGGGAACGGGTGTCTTAGTACCCGGTGGAAGCTGGACTTACTTGCAGTACCCGGGAAATTGTGTGTTGGATTTTTCCCGGGTACTATCCCATAGGCTGGATCGTGATAGGGCCCCGATTTGTTAAAGTAAACCGGGATGGCTTTTGACTCGGAACCGAATTTATGGTAGGATTCTGACAGAGTTCTATAGGGTTCTGTCAGATTCTCTGCCGATTCTGAATCTTTTAGGGTTGGGCTTTTGAGGACTGCTGCATATTTTCGCACAATAGTTGTTCAGGAAATTCTCAAACCATTGGAACAAGGCATTCTGAACAATGCATTTCCAACAAGGCATTCGCAACCTGTTAGATGGCGAATGGCTGATGAAAAGCAGCAGGGTATTTTTTATAATTTTGATCTATTTTTTCTTAAAACAGGAGAAACCTCAACTCATTAAGTTTTATTAAATGTTTCTCCAAATTTTATTAGGTGTACCTTCTTGACTAAATATATAAATGTTTTGAATTGATTGTTTAATTATCATTATCGGGTCAAACTGCTACCTGAAGAAAAACTCATTTACAATGTCCTTCTCGAAAGGTCTGGCAGAGGGCTGGTTCTAAAGGTATAAGCCTGGGATTTTAAGATGTATTTTGGAGCAATATCATGGTCCTGTTTCTGAAAATAAGTCACAAAAATCCGGACTGAAAACCAGAAAGTCGGATTTGCCTTTTTCGGACATCTCTAAACTTATTCGTTATGTAAGGAAATTTCGGGTCCAAGAGGCATTTTTATGTAATTCTTTTAATTTACATACGGATGAAAGAGGATTTTCTTTGAGGGTAAATTTGAGCAGTAAAACCGTAAAAACATCATAATTTATCATTATAATTATTCTTTTAACCTTAGACTAAAATTTTCCAGATAGTATTCTCTTTCTTAGCTAATGTAAAAAAAGAGCGCAAAAAATGATTTTCAGGCATAAAAATGCCTGAAAATGTGAAAGCCGGAAGAAAGTTTCAGCCATTCTTTCAGGTTATCAGTTATTTCTTAGTTGTCACCATTATTTCAGGCTGTCAGCCATTCTTTAGGCCATTATCATTCTTCCAGGCCAATGCGGACTTAATCCATTCTCCAAGCAGGTTGGCCATTTTTTCAACCTTGAAGCCGATTACAGGGTTTTCAATGTTCTTTTCAGTTGAATACCCGCTGTTGCCAACCCATAAATTAACGAATTTATAGACCTCGTCGGGAGGGAGTCCGGAAACAAATGTGGATTCATTCTTTAATTCCTCAACAATAGTTGTGGTCTTGCCTGCTGTCTTCCTGGAATTGAAGCTCACATACATAACACAGGTTGCATTCTTTGTGAAATCAAAGAAGAGCAGGGCCACCTGTATTATTGCTTTCAAACTTAGCTTCAGGAAGTAAGGCTACGCTTTCTTCAGTTGATTTTCCAGTGGTAGATACTAGAGGGAAAGAATCTGCGTAGGTACTTTTCTCAAAAACGTATGCGATATCGGCAGTTCCGTCTCCATCCGCATCGGTTGCAGTATCGGAAAAGCCTGTTCCATCAGGTTTTCCCCAAAAGTTCCCGCCGATATAGGGGCCACCTGCAATGTTCGTGCCCGCGGTTTTTGCAGTACTGTACTCATTTCCCGTTCCGTTCTTAATTTCTCCATTCACGTTGTTAACAAAGTAGTTATTAAAAACGAGATTGTTATCACTCCTTGGACACACATAAAGCCCGCTAACGCCGTTTGAGGTAACATTGTTACCTGAGATTGTATTCCCGTCGGAATTTAGGTAAGTTAATTATTATATACTGTAGTTGTGCGACGGCAAGAATTCATCTTTTATTAATTTATTGGAAACTGGTAAGTACTCCCTCCAGATATTAAAAATATAATTAAGGAATATATATCTTCTAAAAAATTTTATAGAAAATTTCCGGTAATTAAACAAAATATTTGGACCAAGTAAAGATCCAATTTAATGTCTCATTCCCTGATCCTGAAGATAAAAAAGAAGCATGGACACCGAACCGTTTATGTCCATCTCTTATCTTTTAACTCTGCTTCGTGCGATACGGAGTACCGTCACAAGAATAGCGAAATTATCGCAAGTACAATAAAGATTATAACAAGCCACTTTGCGATATTCATGGATAAACCGGCAATTCCCCTCGCACCAAAAATATATGCAATTAGCGCCAGGATTAAAAATACTATTGCAAGTCCAATCAAATCTGGTATATTTTATTCCCCCTCTGGTTGTTTAACCACTAAGTTCATATTTAAATTAGAGGTATTTATAATTTGACTGTCAAATTAAATAACTGTTAAATAAGCTGGAGTATTTTTTTTCGTTCAAAATTCCTTTTTGAAATAAATTTGCGGTATTAATGTAGAGAAAAAAATAATTAATCCCGGCTCAATCTCAGTAAAAAGGCTCCTTATTCTGATAAACTGAACTCTGACATACTTGACTCTTGCAGTATCGGAATCTGATAGAACCTACTCTAACTGCTTCTAATGTCAATAATCTTACAATTGTCTATGGGTTTTAATATAAAAAAATTTGAGGAACTTGGCGCCTTTGTAAGACCGGAGCCGGGTAAATTAGATAAAACGAAAGAAAAAAATAGAAAAAAGGGTCAAACTTGCATAGACCCATTTTTTATTTAAAGAATGTTCTTCGAATTAAAGACATTAGTTTAACTTTGTTCCGCATTCCCCGCAGAACCTGGTGCCAATGGTACTTTGTTCCCGCAGTTCAGGCATTTTGTGAGAGCAATGGGTGCACCGCAGTTGTTACAGAACTTTCCTTCCCCTGAATGTTTTCCGCATTCGGGGCATATGGTCTGCCTTCTCTCAATCTCGCCTTTGAATACGTTTGCACTGGAAGCTTTCTCCCTCATTTCATCAACCATGCGTTCTGCCCTTATTGCAGTTAGCTCCACGTTTTCCCTGGGTGCATATTCCACGCAGAGGTTGTCCTGTTCACTCTTTTCTCCATCCTGGAGACATTCCTTCCTTGCGGTCATTGAGGATGTCCATGCCCCTTTTAATCACATTTCCAACGCGATACTGGCCTACAAGATCAGAACCTGCCGAAAGAGCTCTCCCGACCATGCTTTGTTTATTTTGGAGAAAAATCATTTAATGTCTTTTAATAAGAAACTAACTTTCTAGAAAAGCCCTTTTATCTTCAACATATATTTTTCAGGCAATAGACTCTATGAGTAAAAATAACATACTTTGAAGGCCCAAAAAATTTTATTAAATCTTTTTAACCTGACATAGGTTCATATGACCCTTTAATCACTCTTGTTATTGATTTTCAAGATCAGTTATATTCTTTTTTTCTTTTTCATATGACTTAATTATCTCTACATATTCCTTGACTACATATATCGGGAGCCCTGTAAAGAATGCCATATCCCATTCATTGTATCCAGCCGTATAGAGCTTTTCTATACGTGTTCCATCTTTGATATATCGATCTACCGACTCTGGAGTATGATCTATCAAACGCGCATTTTCTGTAGTAGGAATCTTTTTCTTGTAATTATGGAATGCTAATCTCTTATGAGTTAAGGATTTTCCCATGTCCATTTCAGTACCAGCTCTTGGAATGACTTTCTTTGTCTTTTTTTCATAACTTGTAACGTGATTGGAAATCATGGCACCTGACACCCTTAACAATATAGCGATATCCGTTTCTGTAAGCACGCCTCCCTGTTCCTTTGTTTCAGTGCATAACCTAACTATTAGTTTCTCTATCAATTCGTTTTTCTTTACCTTCGTTATTCTGTCCTCAATATCTTCGGGACATATCAAGGTTAATGTAACAGGGATGAGTTGCATATCACTCAACTTTTTACTCTTTGAATACTTCTGTCCTGCCTTTAACACAAGCCACCTCATTTGACCTGGACGAACAAATTCTCCCCGTAGATAGTATTGGTCATTCAACTCTACAATTTTTTTAGCGAACAGTTTGACTACATCAGGACCTCCTATGTATCCAAATTCTGTCGTTATAAGGTTGAACAGGCTTGTTTCATAGGTCTTTGCCGCAGAAGGACCATATGCTTTTCTATAATAGTCCTCTTTCACATTCTCATCCCCGCATTTTTTTTGAAACTCACTGGTGAATCATAAACAGTTACGTTATCTATTAGCTCTTCGACTCTTTGTTTATGGTCCCCATCCTTGTATTTTATGAAAAGTTCCTGGTACTCTTTTACCAACCGTTCTGAAATTCCAACGATTAATCGGATATTGTCTATTGATTCCTCTCTCTGTGTAAGAATAGAGACACGAGAAAAGTCTTTGATATAACGTTCTATGCTTTGTAAAGAATGTCTTGTTGATCTCTGGATCTCAGTTGACGTATATCCTTTCACGTATAACTCTACAATTTTTGATTTATGTGATGAAGGACCAATGTCTTTGACGATACCTCTTAAGGGGACATAAAGTTCTCTTTCTCGGAAGTGTTTTATGTCTCTTTTTATTGTGCTGTAACTGCTTTTGAGAAGTTTTACAAGATCTTTGATCGTTAAAAGAGCATTCTGATCTCTGGCTTCCTGGGTGATCCTTAACAATATATGCTGTCTGTATGCAGATAAACCAAGTTTCTCGTAGACATCCATATCTTCAGGAGCATCTAATGTCAGGATAACCTCTACGTGCTTTGAATCAAGAATAGATTTGCCAGGGCCTTCTTCATCAGAGATAGCAAGATAAAGAATTTGACCATTACAAACTCCAGAATCATCATTCTGAAAGAAATCTTTACTCAGATCAATTATTGCGTCTGCAATTATAGGGGCAAAACTGAATCCGTTTATTAAACGAAGACGAAACATTTGTTCCTTCGTCATCCCACTCTTTAGAACATATATATCGTTCATATGGACCACCAATCTTACATTTAGGTCGTGGGTCATATGAACCAATAGGACTTTGACAGTTCCCACTATTTTAACTTCATTTTGTTAGTAAAATAAAAATAAGTGCTCTTTGTTTTATGTTATTTGATCAAATGAATAAAAACATAAAACTAAGAGCATTTCCTACACTTCCTAACAAGAATATATGTCTTCCTATTGGAACAACACTGGCTGTTCAATACTTCTTTAAAAAGCTCAATTTTTTCGATATTTTTGGTAAGTATAAAACCTTAGTTCCCAAATTTTAAGCGCATAATCTTAATTTTATTTCTTAGACCCGCTCAATTCATGCGCACATGCACATGAGTTTGCCCTCTTTTTTGACACAACCCGAAAGTTTTAAATGTATTTATGCGCTTATATTATAAGCGCATATGATGCTCACACGCCGTATCAAGAAGATCAATGGAATTGAATACTGGTATGAAGACATTCCCTACTATGATAAAGAAAAGAAACAGATTCGTCATAAATCCAAATACCTGGGAAGAAACGTTAATGGTGAACCTGTTAGAGTTCGGGATGCTTTAAACTCCAGTGAAAACATATGCCCAGTTTCCAAGCCCTTGAAAGCCTACAACTATGGTGAGCTTCTCCCCTTACAGTGGATAACAGATGAACTTAAGATTGGAGAGTATCTTGGAGATCTGTTCAACGGAAAAGAAAGGAATATGATTCTTTCAATGGTTTTCAACCGTATAGCTCGTCCTGCAGCCATGTATAACCTTAAAACCTGGTATGAGAGTTCTGCTCTTTTCCTTAAGTGGCCTGAGTTACCTTTGAAAAGCCAAAATATCAGTAACTTGCTTTCTAAAGTAGGGGATAGCGACATTCCTTCCACATTTAGGGTAAAATGTTCAGAAATCTCGGGACAAAAAGCACATTGATTTACGACCTTACCAGTTTCTCGAGCTATTCCCAAATGATGAATTTACTTGAATACGGATACAATAGAGACGGTTTAGATCTTCCTCAAATAAATCTTTCCATGATAGTGGATAAAGAAAAAGGCATTCCCGTGATGTATGATATCTATCCTGGAAGTATTGTTGACGTCACAACCCTTAAAAACACAATCAAGAAGATAAAAGCTTACGGAGTGGAAGATTACACACTGGTAAGAGAAATAGAAGAGAAGAATGCATTTTACTCAAGGATTTATGATGTGAAGGAAAAAATAGAGGAAACAGCAATTCCGGGATGGAGAAAAGCAGGAGAAGTCTTCAAAGAAAGAGCAGGGTATATGGCAAGTTTCTATTCATGGAAACAAATTGATGATCATTTCAAGATCACAATCAAGAAGAATGCGGTTTCGCAGAGAATAAACAGGATGGGAAAGTTTTTCCTCTTTTACAATGGGGAACGCGGCTGGATGGAATGCCTTACGGTATAAAGAGAAAGAGATGTTGTTGAAAAAAGATTCAAAACAATGAAAAATGACATTCAGTCACTTCCACTCAATACAAAGAAGGATTCGACAACAAAAGGCTTCTTATTTGTCTGTTTCATTGGACTCATAATTAGAATGAGGCTCCTGAATATAATGAAGGAAAAGGGGATCCTCAAGGACTATACAGTAGAGAGTTTACTCTTAGAACTTGAAAAAATCAAAAAGATAGAGCTTGAAAATGGAGAGTCAATAGTTACAGAACTAACAAGGAAGCAAAGAGAGATCATGGAAAAATTAAATTTATGCGCCTAAAAAGCCGGAAGTAAGGGTGTAATTAATCGATAACATAGATTCTGTGACTCTTTTAGCGTATATCCTTTCTTTAATTTATCTCTTTTACCTTTGCAGAATTTGCATGTTTATATATAGGGCATATATTTCTATATATTGTATATATTAGACTAGCATATCTTAAATGTCCATTTCATATATAGCTCCCTGTATAGTATATGGAGAATTTTTATATATTTTCTTCTTTTATTTGTAATTGTTGTTTGATCTAATCCCAAAATCAATTTTATTTCCACATCAATAAGAGGTCCATAACCGGTTTATTACCAGAAGAGTGGTTGATTATTCCAAATTCGAGATTATGGAAGGAAATTTAGTGTTTTGGGATCAGCTCTTTAACTAAACTGCTTAAATTGCAATTTATGGTAGACTTTCCATTTTTTGCATATCAGGTATGTTCTATGCTGAAGTCCGATTGCTAAGCTGATTTGGGACTTTCCATATTCTTAAAAACATAATGAACAGGGTATTTAGATGGTAGTCAATGGAACCCAATAAAACTTCTGAAAGCAGAGTTGTTGCATTTATCGATATAGGGACTAATTCGATCCGTCTCCTCTTGGTCAGGATTAATCCCAATGGGTCTTACCTGCCCCTGACCAAGCAGAAGGAAGCTGTCCGGCTTGGCGACAAGGGATTCATAGATAAGATTTTGCAGCCTAAGGCCATGGAGCGCGCAGTTATCGTCTGTAAAAAGTTCATGGAACTTGCCCGGGCCTATAAGGCAGAAGAAGTCATAGCAGTTGCTACCTCGGCTACACGAGATGCGAGTAATAAGGTTCAGTTTCTTGAAATGTTGAAAAAAGAAGCACATCTGGAAGTCTCCACGATTTCAGGAAACGAAGAAGCCCGTTTGTCTATCTGGGAGTTTCAAACGAGTTCAAGCTGGGTCATTCTAAAGCCCTCTTTATTGATATCGGAGGAGGGAGTACCGAAGTATCGGTAGGGGATCAGAAGCAGTACTTTTTTCTCCACTCCTTCGACCTCGGAACAATACGATTGACAAACATGTTTCTCCCTGATGAGGCCGGGCCGGTTTCGTTAGAACGCTACGAAAAGATTAAGGCATATATCCGGTACAAGGGTGCAGAAGTAGTAAAAGAGCTTTCACGGTACAGGATCGGTTGCACGATTGGGAGTTCTGGAACACTTGAGAATCTCGCCAAGATAGCCTTTGTCTATCTTCACCGGGAATCCAGCGAAAAACTCGGTTATGAAGACCTGAAAAAGATTGTAAGAGATATGTGTGCACTGTCTCTGGAGGAAAGACGAAAATTTCCGGGAATCAATGCTCAGAGAGCAGATATCATTATTGCCGGGGCTGCCATTATAGAGACTT
This genomic interval carries:
- a CDS encoding DUF1670 domain-containing protein; amino-acid sequence: MNDIYVLKSGMTKEQMFRLRLINGFSFAPIIADAIIDLSKDFFQNDDSGVCNGQILYLAISDEEGPGKSILDSKHVEVILTLDAPEDMDVYEKLGLSAYRQHILLRITQEARDQNALLTIKDLVKLLKSSYSTIKRDIKHFRERELYVPLRGIVKDIGPSSHKSKIVELYVKGYTSTEIQRSTRHSLQSIERYIKDFSRVSILTQREESIDNIRLIVGISERLVKEYQELFIKYKDGDHKQRVEELIDNVTVYDSPVSFKKNAGMRM
- a CDS encoding oligosaccharide flippase family protein, with the protein product MSVNESVSRIVTGSGVILAGTLIGMLLDIIIKGVLTSYLSPTDFGTYSLALTIISITGAVATLGLHEGVPRYIAYFRGRHEEHNIPELIISAILMGLIAGMLSMLVSPLLFERLAGEGFDIQGKILSVVRIMIFAIPFTILLNLSVAIYRGFDRTSVNMYFYNIVRPVSLLGFASAAVFLGVSLKGVVFADLLSMVFTFGVMSVYFIKKPPIKPEWKLKFSEPTKKLIRYSFPLLISATLLNLMTWTDTIMLGYFKSAEVVGVYSAVYPLVGFLSLIISSMGFVYIPVTSKLWGENRTEPLGSIYAIMTKWCFLLTFPVFALMFAYPDIVLTKIYGADYAGGATVLRILALGFVTNSYFGFNYHTIMASGDSDFLMKCSVTSAGINAVLNFILIPQYGMIGAAAASSVSFASIEVLMTLRAWRSQHMHPFTPMYRRLTLIGAVLVVGMFTAREMLPLSGASWEYAAFMVVYFAAIRYAKVLDEMEMDMVNGIKKTIVQNMGILLAQALKTPGLKL
- a CDS encoding DUF1328 domain-containing protein; its protein translation is MLALIAYIFGARGIAGLSMNIAKWLVIIFIVLAIISLFL
- a CDS encoding DUF2121 domain-containing protein, which produces MTLVIAFIGKNGAIMAGDMREITFEGEKPDREKLEKELYNGTIVTDEELARKAEEAGVKITVTDCKNKVSERNGILVGEVSSVEGGIVKKRRLYASAGAYAIAELRDLELTLISQGKSSNFIAFGNEFTKQVANKYFKDNWTKKSKLQDAVKILMLCMETAAKKTASVSKQFVIVQTSSNADVLKLVEKDRKS
- the ade gene encoding adenine deaminase, which gives rise to MKKYPGIIVDAVSRRQFKGEITVEDGKIIRVEEKEHDHEQYILPGLVDAHVHIESSMTVPSVFARMAVAKGTVAVVSDPHEIANVMGEEGIDYMLEDAQRSPLKVFFGVPSCVPATPFESAGAVLDAAAVDRLLARNELCYLSEMMNFPGVVLGFPEVIAKLESAKKYGKVIDGHAPGLRGTDLQKYIRAGISTDHESFTYEEAAEKIKLGMKILIREGSSARNFETLYSLIDEYPEAVMLCTDDSHPDTLIYEGHIDKLIRRGQEKGLDIYNLLRAAVINPVEHYGLDVGLMREGDPADFIIVDDLKSFNVLSTFIDGECVYENGKVLFPVEKVPAKNVFKRKKISIDDVKLAVPAGEIGDRKGGMRKIRVIVARDGELVTGQELILPKVENGNLVSDPGRDILKIVVLSRYADDPVQIGFIKNIGLKKGAIASSIAHDSHNIIAVGATDKDIVEAVNRLVENKGGVVVGTAENLLDLPLEVAGLMSTLEGAEVASRYRLLNEEARKLGNSLESPFMTLAFMSLLVIPELKLGDKGLFDVTKFEFVELFSEV
- a CDS encoding DUF1670 domain-containing protein, translated to MKEDYYRKAYGPSAAKTYETSLFNLITTEFGYIGGPDVVKLFAKKIVELNDQYYLRGEFVRPGQMRWLVLKAGQKYSKSKKLSDMQLIPVTLTLICPEDIEDRITKVKKNELIEKLIVRLCTETKEQGGVLTETDIAILLRVSGAMISNHVTSYEKKTKKVIPRAGTEMDMGKSLTHKRLAFHNYKKKIPTTENARLIDHTPESVDRYIKDGTRIEKLYTAGYNEWDMAFFTGLPIYVVKEYVEIIKSYEKEKKNITDLENQ